The genomic interval AAAGGTTAGATAGCCAATAAACGTTCGACATCTCCTGATGTGTTCAAAGCTTCTCCGTCACCGGCTGATACCACTCGACCACGCTCCAATATGATGTACTCATCGGCAAGGGCTTTAGCAAAATCCAAATACTGCTCCACTAAAACAATGGCCATGTTGCCGCGATCTCGCAGTAGCTCAATAACCTTTTGAATATCCTTGATGATGGAAGGCTGAATCCCTTCTGTTGGTTCATCTAGAATCAGCATCTTGGGTCTAAGCAATAAAGCGCGAGCGATGGCAAGCTGTTGTTGCTGACCACCACTTAAGTCACCGCCACGGCGTCCTAGCATTTGCTTCAATACTGGAAACAGATCATAAATTTCAGGATCAATAAATCGTTGCGATTTAGGTAAACTGCTAAATGCCGTTTTCAAATTCTCTTCAACGGTTAATTGAGAAAAGATGTGTCGGCCTTGCGGCACGTAGGCGATACCCTGTTTCGCTCGGCCATCAGCAGCAACCTTGTTGATTTTGTCGCCCTGCCAAATAATGTCGCCATTTTTTGCAAATTGGTGTCCTGCTAAAGCTTTCATCAAAGTGGTTTTGCCCACACCATTACGACCTAATACACAGGTCACTTTACCAATGTCAGCCTGCATAGAAACGTTATAGAGCGCTTGACTGGCACCGTAAAAAACATCAAGTTCACTTACTTTTAACATAGTCTTGCAGCAAGAGTCCGAGTTCTCAATTGCACTCTTGCTTGCCTCCTTAAAATTCCCAATCGTTCATTAGCGGCCAAGATAGACTTCGATTACTTCTTGATTCGCTTGCACCGTCTCTAACGAACCTTCTGCTAGTACTCGACCTTCATGCAATACTGTCACTTTACAATCGAGGGCTTTTATAAAATCCATATCGTGTTCAACTACAACCAAGCTGTGTTTTTTGGCCAGTCGTTTAAACAGCTCTGCGGTTTTCATAGTTTCTTCGTCTGTCATTCCCGCCGCTGGCTCATCAATTAAAAGCACTTCTGGTTCCTGGCTAATGAGCATTCCAATTTCTAGCCACTGCTTTTGACCGTGACTCAAATTGGCCGCCAATGCGTCTTGCTGATCTTGCAATGCAATAAGTTCGAGAATCTCTTGAATACGTTGATGGTCTTGGTCGCTCAATGCATGAAATAAGGATTGCCAAATAGAACGCTTGCCTTTCAATGCCAGTTCGATATTTTCAAATACCGAAAGGCTCTCGATCACACTGGGTTTTTGAAATTTACGGCCGACGCCAATATTCGCTACTTCTGCCTCATCGTATTTGGTCAAATCCGTATCGTTCTTAAATAATACCTTGCCTGTATCCGGTCGGGTCTTACCTGTGATGATATCCATCATGGTGGTTTTACCCGCGCCATTGGGTCCGATAATAGCGCGCATTTCACCTGGCTTAATGTAAAGAGAAAGATTATTAATCGCCTTAAAGCCATCAAAACTCACACTAACGCCATCCATATACAGCGCATATTCGTTTTCAATATGCTTTGTCATAAGACTCATGATGCGCCTCCTTCATTTGAAACGGTTTCCTTTGAAGTGCGCAACCGCTTAATCAAGTAAGAAATTTTGTTGTCGCCTTCTTTTACCTGCTTAAACCAACCCACAATACCCTTTGGTAAATACAAAGTCGTCATCACAAATAAACCACCTAGTAAGAACAACCAAAGCTCAGCAAAAGCGCCAGTAAAATAAGTTTTTGCATAATTGACCGCAATGGCGCCAAGAGCTGCACCGAATAGTGTTCCGCGACCGCCTACAGCTACCCATATGATGATCTCGATAGAATTAATTGGAGAAAATTCTCCGGGATTAATAATACCAACTTGCGGTACATACAACGCACCAGCAATACCCGCTAGCATCGCAGATACTACAAACACAAAGAGCTTATAGTATTCGACTTTGTAACCTAAAAAGCGGGTACGCATTTCTGCATCGCGAATGCTGACCAATACCCGACCTAATTTACTCTTAGTAATAAACTTACTGATTAGATAACCAAAAATTAAAGCCAGGCCAGATGCAATAAACAAAGCGCTGCGGGTTCCATCACTTTGCAAATCAAAACCTAAAATATCCTTAAAGTCGGTTAAGCCATTATTACCACCGAAGCCCATATCATTTCGGAAAAACGCGAGCATCAAAGCGTAGGTCAACGCTTGAGTAATGATAGAAAGGTATACGCCGGTCACTCGAGAACGAAAGGCTAGCCAACCAAAAACAAAAGCAAGGGTGCCAGGCACCAATAAGACCATGATCATGGCAAACCAGAATTGATCAAAGCCAAACCAGTACCAAGGTAACTCATTCCAATTCAGGAAAACCATAAAGTCTGGTAATTCAGGATTACCATAAACGCCGCGATCTCCAATTTGTCGCATGAGGTACATCCCCATGGCGTAGCCACCCAGTGCGAAAAATGCACCATGACCTAAACTCAAAATACCGCAATAGCCCCAGATTAAATCTACGGCCAACGCTAGCAAGGCGTAGCATAGGTATTTACCAGTAAGCGTTAATGTATAAGTGGATACATGCAAAGCGGAACCAGGCTCAAACACCAAATTACAAAACGGAAAAATTACAATCAGTGCCAAGATGGCCAGCAATAATCGCTGCCCACCTTTATCGTTTACGAGTAATGAAGTAATTGGTCCTAGTTTCAGATTGTTGTTTTCAGTTGAAGTTGTAGATGGATTCATAAGTTAGCCCTCCACCGCTCGACCTTTGAGAGCAAATAAGCCTCGTGGTCTTTTTTGAATAAAGAGAATAATGGCTACTAATACAATGATTTTTGCTAAAACGGCGCCGGCCAATGGTTCAAACATTTTGTTGGCTACGCCCAAAGACATAGCGCCAACCAGCGTGCCCCATAAATTACCAACTCCACCAAAGACCACCACCATAAAGCTATCAATGATATAAGCTTGGCCGAGGTTTGGACCCACATTGGTTAACTGACTCAGAGCAACACCCGCGATACCGGCAATACCAGAACCTAAACCAAATGTCAGTGCATCAACCCAACCGGTTTTAATCCCCATTGAACTAGCCATAGGACGGTCCATGGTCACGGCACGCATCTGTAAGCCGAATAACGTTTTCTTAAGCACAAGAGCAAGACCAGCTAATACCATTAGGCTAAAGATAATGATATACAGACGGTTATAGGTAAGCTCTAGACCTGGGTTTACCATAAATGTACCCGCCAGCCAATCGGGTGTAATGACATCTTGGTTTAGGGGACCAAAAATACTGCGTACGGCTTGCTGCAATACCAGACTGATACCGAATGTTGCTAACAGAGTCTCCAAAGGACGACCGTACAAATGACGGATCACGGTACGCTCTATAATGACACCAACAAGACCGGACACTAAAAACGCAGCCGGAATGGCAACTACCAAAGACATACCAATGTTGTTAGGCATTAACTGCTGAATAACAAACGTGGTGTAGGCTCCCAACATGATCATTTCGCCATGAGCCATATTGATCACACCCATGACGCCAAAAGTAATCGCTAGACCAATGGCGGCCAATAATAAAACTGCACCTAGAGCCAAGCCAAAATAGATATTTTCTGCAATGCTATTCAATTCCATTAATTGATCAATGCTATCGAGGTTTTTAAGCGCCATAGCTTTTTCAGCTTCAGTGTATTGCTTGGGGTTTGCCTCAATTCGATTTAAGAATTGCGTGAGAGCAATACGAGATTCTGGATATAAAGATCGATCCAGTGTTTTTAATGCGGTCAAACGCTGTGCTTGATCACTACTATTTAAAAGAATAATCGCTTGAGCAGTTTGCAACGCATCCAAGACGTTTATATTTTTCTCTGTTTCTAATGCTTTTTGAATAAGTGAGAGGTTTTCTAACTCTCCAGTCTTTAGCATTTCGTTGGCTGCAGAAAGACGAGTATCTGGGTTTTTCGATGTAATTTGTAGTTCAGCAATATGTCCATTTAATACGCGACGTAGATTATTATTGATTTTGATTTTCCGAACATCACGGCGTTTAAATTCACCTAAAGTTTCATTGGTAAACGCATCGGTTGCCTTATAGGTTCTTCCGCTCAGTTTTTCGCTATAAACAATGGCTTTGGAATCGCGCAGGTAATACAACTCACCTTCAAGTAAGTTCTGTAAAATTGGGAGCACGCGTTCATCGTTTAATGACGCGATTTGATTGATCTGGTTTTCTTTTTCTTGATAGCTAGCTTCTGGCAACGTTTTTAATAATGCCTGCACTGAAGTTGCTTCATTTGCTTGGGTTAATTGGGCTAAACAGAGAGCACACCAGAACCCTAAGCAAGCTATGATGTTTTTCATGGGGCCGCCTTAATTCATACTACTTTATTGAGGGATACACATCCGTGTGTACATACGTCCTTACTGGAGGAGATAACCCCGCTTGCGCAGGGCTTGGGAGCATGAAATTATTGAGCGGCTACCTGAGAACCACCGCAAGTCTTAGATTCAGTATTGTAGTTACCGCAGCTGATGGGTGCAGTCCAATCTGAAATAAGGTTCTTACTTTCTGGTAGGTAATCAGTCCAGGCATCACCACGTACTTCGCCATCGGTTTTCCATACGATATCGAACTGACCATCATCTTGGATTTCACCAATTAAAACCGGCTTGGATAAGTGATGGTTAACGTTCATAACAGCTGTACCGCCAGTTAAGTTAGGTACTTCTAGACCATACATTTTGCTGCGCACAGTATCGACGTCGGTAGTACCCGCTTTTTCTACCGCTTTTGCCCACATATTAAAGCCAATGTAAGTCGCTTCCATTGGATCATTGGTTACACGAGACTCATCGCCAGTGAACTCAACCCACTTATCGATGAACTCATAGTTGACATCTGCATCAGCACTCATGAAGTAGTTCCATGCCGCCAAATGACCAACAAGTGGCGCAGTATCAAAACCAGAAAGCTCTTCTTCACCTACAGAGAAAGCTACAACAGGAATATCTTCAGAGCTTACACCTTGGTTCGCTAGCTCTTTATAGAAAGGCACGTTTGCGTCACCGTTTATGGTTGAAACAACCGCAGTTTTCTTCCCTACTGAGCCAAATTTTTTCACATCAGAAACAATAGTTTGCCAATCGCTATGACCAAAAGGCGTGTAATTGATCATGATGTCTTTTGCATCAACCCCTTTGCTTTTCAAATAGCTTTCTAAAATTTTATTGGTTGTGCGCGGATATACGTAGTCAGTACCGGCTAAGACCCAACGCTTAACACCTTGATCCATTAAGTAGTCTACTGCAGGAATAGCTTGTTGGTTTGGCGCAGCACCTGTGTAGAAAACGTTTTTAGAAGATTCCTCGCCTTCATACTGTACAGGGTAAAAAAGCAGTCCATTTAGTTCTTCAACCACAGGTAAAACGGATTTACGAGAAACAGACGTCCAGCAACCAAAAATCACATCAACTTTTTCTTTCTCTAAAAGCTCGCGACCTTTTTCTGCAAACAAGGGCCAGTTCGACGCAGGGTCAACCACAACCGGCTCCAACTTTTTACCCAGTAAACCACCTTTCTTATTTTGTTCTTCGATCATCATTAAGACTGTGTCTTTAAGAGTGGTCTCAGAAATAGCCATAGTGCCGGACAGTGAATGCAATACACCTACCTTGATAGTATCAGCCGCTTGCACCATTGCAGCACTGAGACTGAGCGCCGCTACACCAGCGACCTTACTTAGGGTTTTAATCATTGTGTTTTCCTTTTGTCTTTTCTTCAGCTACCTCCTTTTTGCAACCAGTATGCCAGTATGGATTTTATTTAGTTATGAGGGTTTGCGCGCATCTCGCAACCCACAATTGCACTCTATTGGGTCGTTTTTTTTCGTGAAGGATTATTTACGGGCAAAAAACCACAGTGATATAAATTCTGCACCTTTAACGCACAATAGATAGCTAAGTGTTTAGAAAAAAGTGTTAGGAAAAATAAGATAAGAAATATCAAGAGAAGATTATGGGGCAGAACGCCCCATAATAGAGTAGAAACGTAATGATTAAACGGCGTCTGCGCCCGTCTCACCAGTACGAATTCGAATAATCTGCTCTAAATTGGTGACGAAAATTTTACCATCTCCAATTTTACCTGTGTTCGCTGCTTCGGTAATAGCTTCAATCACCTTATCCAATTGGGCTTCGTCGATGGCGATTTCCAATTTTACTTTAGGTAAGAAGTCCACCACGTACTCTGCACCGCGATACAGTTCAGTATGGCCCTTCTGACGACCAAAACCTTTCACCTCTGTTACAGTAATACCTTGAACGCCAATCTCTGATAAAGCTTCACGAACATCATCAAGTTTAAAGGGCTTAATTACAGCAGTAACCAGTTTCATGCTTGCTCCTTAGACACAAAAAAGCCGGGTTATCCCATAGGACACCCAGCTAGTGTAAATCTAATTGAGCTTATTTGATAGAGAATAGATGAGTCAGCAAGCTTAATGAACACAAACTACAGAACAATGACCTGCAGGTTATCCGTGACGCCTGCCCACATAAATAGCTACAGTTCTGCCATTTTACTCGTACAAAAATTGTTCTCCCTCAAAAACTGACGGTCTTTGCCCAATGCGATTTATGGTAAGCTTGTGGTAAATATATAGGGGGCGCCTCATGAACAAAGCCATCATCGATAAATTAAGTCAGCAGATTAGCCAGCTCATACCCAATGAGAGCAGTGAGCAACTCAAGAACAATATTCAGCAGCTATTGGCACGTCAGCTAAACAAGTTGGATGTGGTCAGCCGCGACGAATTTGACGCACAGCAAGCGGTATTGCTGCGCACACGCGAAAAGCTCGACGCCCTTGAAAAGCAAGTTGCGGAAATGGAAGAAAAACTAAAATAAAGCTCATATTGCAATTCAATTGATTGAGCTTCATACCATTGGCTCATGATGCTTTGGGCTGATATTCGTACACTAGCAGTCACATACTCCATGGATGGCTGCTACCCTTATGTCTCTCGCTGTTGTACATGCCCGCGCAAAAGTCGGAATCGACGCTCCACTGGTCCAAGTAGAAACACACTTAAGCAATGGCTTGCCCAGTTTTTCTATCGTCGGCTTACCTGAAACCGCAGTAAAGGAAAGTAAAGACCGTGTGCGCAGTGCTATTTTAAATGCGGGCTTTGAATTTCCTGCCATGCGTATCACCGTCAATCTTGCCCCAGCAGATTTACCCAAGGAAGGAGGGCGCTTCGATCTCGCCATTGCCCTTGGTATTTTAACCGCCAGTGAACAATTGTCCGAAGGTTGCTTAGCGGATTACGAATGCATTGGTGAGCTAGCACTGACGGCAGCCATACGCCCTGTGCAAGGCATTATTCCAGCAGCACTTGCAGCAAGAAAAGCCGGTAAAAAGCTTATCCTGCCACAAGCCAATGCAGAAGAGGCCAGCCTGTGTCCTGGTGAACTACTGGTCAGTGAGCACTTATTAGAAGTATGCGAAATGCTGCAAGGGAACAGAAAGCTGGCACGAGTGGAACATCGACCCTTGGTTAACGAGCCCTACCATGGACCAGACTTAAAACAGGTGAAAGGCCAACAGCAGGCCAAACACGCTTTGGAGATTGCTGCAGCAGGAGGTCACAACCTATTGATGAGCGGCCCACCTGGAACGGGTAAGAGTATGCTTGCACAGTGTTTACCCGGTATTTTGCCACCGCTTACTCTGGAAGAAGCACTCGAAGTCGCATCACTTTATAGCATTAGCCGTCAACCCACACGGCCTTACTTTTCTACACGACCGTTTAGACAGCCACACCATACATGTTCTGGTGTGGCGCTCGTCGGTGGTGGCACACATCCCAAACCTGGGGAAATCTCTTTGGCCCATAAAGGCATTTTGTTTTTAGACG from Bermanella marisrubri carries:
- the urtE gene encoding urea ABC transporter ATP-binding subunit UrtE, translated to MLKVSELDVFYGASQALYNVSMQADIGKVTCVLGRNGVGKTTLMKALAGHQFAKNGDIIWQGDKINKVAADGRAKQGIAYVPQGRHIFSQLTVEENLKTAFSSLPKSQRFIDPEIYDLFPVLKQMLGRRGGDLSGGQQQQLAIARALLLRPKMLILDEPTEGIQPSIIKDIQKVIELLRDRGNMAIVLVEQYLDFAKALADEYIILERGRVVSAGDGEALNTSGDVERLLAI
- the urtD gene encoding urea ABC transporter ATP-binding protein UrtD, which gives rise to MSLMTKHIENEYALYMDGVSVSFDGFKAINNLSLYIKPGEMRAIIGPNGAGKTTMMDIITGKTRPDTGKVLFKNDTDLTKYDEAEVANIGVGRKFQKPSVIESLSVFENIELALKGKRSIWQSLFHALSDQDHQRIQEILELIALQDQQDALAANLSHGQKQWLEIGMLISQEPEVLLIDEPAAGMTDEETMKTAELFKRLAKKHSLVVVEHDMDFIKALDCKVTVLHEGRVLAEGSLETVQANQEVIEVYLGR
- the urtC gene encoding urea ABC transporter permease subunit UrtC — protein: MNPSTTSTENNNLKLGPITSLLVNDKGGQRLLLAILALIVIFPFCNLVFEPGSALHVSTYTLTLTGKYLCYALLALAVDLIWGYCGILSLGHGAFFALGGYAMGMYLMRQIGDRGVYGNPELPDFMVFLNWNELPWYWFGFDQFWFAMIMVLLVPGTLAFVFGWLAFRSRVTGVYLSIITQALTYALMLAFFRNDMGFGGNNGLTDFKDILGFDLQSDGTRSALFIASGLALIFGYLISKFITKSKLGRVLVSIRDAEMRTRFLGYKVEYYKLFVFVVSAMLAGIAGALYVPQVGIINPGEFSPINSIEIIIWVAVGGRGTLFGAALGAIAVNYAKTYFTGAFAELWLFLLGGLFVMTTLYLPKGIVGWFKQVKEGDNKISYLIKRLRTSKETVSNEGGAS
- the urtB gene encoding urea ABC transporter permease subunit UrtB, whose translation is MKNIIACLGFWCALCLAQLTQANEATSVQALLKTLPEASYQEKENQINQIASLNDERVLPILQNLLEGELYYLRDSKAIVYSEKLSGRTYKATDAFTNETLGEFKRRDVRKIKINNNLRRVLNGHIAELQITSKNPDTRLSAANEMLKTGELENLSLIQKALETEKNINVLDALQTAQAIILLNSSDQAQRLTALKTLDRSLYPESRIALTQFLNRIEANPKQYTEAEKAMALKNLDSIDQLMELNSIAENIYFGLALGAVLLLAAIGLAITFGVMGVINMAHGEMIMLGAYTTFVIQQLMPNNIGMSLVVAIPAAFLVSGLVGVIIERTVIRHLYGRPLETLLATFGISLVLQQAVRSIFGPLNQDVITPDWLAGTFMVNPGLELTYNRLYIIIFSLMVLAGLALVLKKTLFGLQMRAVTMDRPMASSMGIKTGWVDALTFGLGSGIAGIAGVALSQLTNVGPNLGQAYIIDSFMVVVFGGVGNLWGTLVGAMSLGVANKMFEPLAGAVLAKIIVLVAIILFIQKRPRGLFALKGRAVEG
- the urtA gene encoding urea ABC transporter substrate-binding protein yields the protein MIKTLSKVAGVAALSLSAAMVQAADTIKVGVLHSLSGTMAISETTLKDTVLMMIEEQNKKGGLLGKKLEPVVVDPASNWPLFAEKGRELLEKEKVDVIFGCWTSVSRKSVLPVVEELNGLLFYPVQYEGEESSKNVFYTGAAPNQQAIPAVDYLMDQGVKRWVLAGTDYVYPRTTNKILESYLKSKGVDAKDIMINYTPFGHSDWQTIVSDVKKFGSVGKKTAVVSTINGDANVPFYKELANQGVSSEDIPVVAFSVGEEELSGFDTAPLVGHLAAWNYFMSADADVNYEFIDKWVEFTGDESRVTNDPMEATYIGFNMWAKAVEKAGTTDVDTVRSKMYGLEVPNLTGGTAVMNVNHHLSKPVLIGEIQDDGQFDIVWKTDGEVRGDAWTDYLPESKNLISDWTAPISCGNYNTESKTCGGSQVAAQ
- the glnK gene encoding P-II family nitrogen regulator: MKLVTAVIKPFKLDDVREALSEIGVQGITVTEVKGFGRQKGHTELYRGAEYVVDFLPKVKLEIAIDEAQLDKVIEAITEAANTGKIGDGKIFVTNLEQIIRIRTGETGADAV
- a CDS encoding accessory factor UbiK family protein yields the protein MNKAIIDKLSQQISQLIPNESSEQLKNNIQQLLARQLNKLDVVSRDEFDAQQAVLLRTREKLDALEKQVAEMEEKLK
- a CDS encoding YifB family Mg chelatase-like AAA ATPase gives rise to the protein MSLAVVHARAKVGIDAPLVQVETHLSNGLPSFSIVGLPETAVKESKDRVRSAILNAGFEFPAMRITVNLAPADLPKEGGRFDLAIALGILTASEQLSEGCLADYECIGELALTAAIRPVQGIIPAALAARKAGKKLILPQANAEEASLCPGELLVSEHLLEVCEMLQGNRKLARVEHRPLVNEPYHGPDLKQVKGQQQAKHALEIAAAGGHNLLMSGPPGTGKSMLAQCLPGILPPLTLEEALEVASLYSISRQPTRPYFSTRPFRQPHHTCSGVALVGGGTHPKPGEISLAHKGILFLDEVPEYSRKVLDVMREPLETGHVSISRAAAQITYPAEFQLIAAMNPCPCGYLNIPNKRCGDCSEAKAQRYQSAVSGPLLDRIDLQLEVPALPKGLLSSDNSEAESSAQVKERVTTARSIQYQRQGCVNAKLEQKAIQEFCPLSKELSQLLENAMEKLGLSARAYHRIIKVARTIADLQHSPAIEKPHLLEALSFRQLERRLN